The following nucleotide sequence is from Nautilia sp. PV-1.
TGATTATAAAAATATTCTGAAGTTTTAGTTTATGTACTCAGAAAGATATTTTGCCACGGCGTCTTCGTCATTTGTATGCGGCAGGATTATATCCGCTCTTTTTTTGACTTCATCAAGAGCGTTTTTAACGGCAACGGATTTACCCGCATATTCAAACATGCCGATATCGTTCAGACTGTCCCCGAAAACCGTTACGTTTTTTTTATCGACTTGCATAATTTCCTCCAGTTCCATTAAAGCATGCGCTTTGTCTCCTAAAGGATGTAAAAGCGTCAAAAACCAACACTCCATATACGGGTCTTTACTTAGTTTTGTTTCCAAATTAAAAAGCTCTTTTACTTTTTTTTCAATTCTTTTAAGAACGTCTTCCTCACCTAAATACACCATCTTAAGATTATGTTTTAACGCCCTTAAATTTTCTATATTCAAAACCCTGCTGTCGTTTTTATAGTTTTGCAGCAGTTCTTCTTGATATTTGTTAATCTTCTTAGGATATAAAAATTTTTCGTCTCCGAAATTTTCAAATCCTACAATCAAAGGCCTTTCGTCAAACTCTTTTTCTATAATGTTTATTACTTCATCGCCGGTTTTTTTATCTATATCGTTAATCTTTATTATTTTTCCCTCAGGACTGGCAATCATCGCACCGTCTAATAAAACTAAAGGATGTTTTAAGTTTA
It contains:
- a CDS encoding HAD-IIB family hydrolase, which produces MIFVTDLDKTLLRSDLSLSEFTKNTWNSFPFSLTIATARSFKGSTTLLNGLNLKHPLVLLDGAMIASPEGKIIKINDIDKKTGDEVINIIEKEFDERPLIVGFENFGDEKFLYPKKINKYQEELLQNYKNDSRVLNIENLRALKHNLKMVYLGEEDVLKRIEKKVKELFNLETKLSKDPYMECWFLTLLHPLGDKAHALMELEEIMQVDKKNVTVFGDSLNDIGMFEYAGKSVAVKNALDEVKKRADIILPHTNDEDAVAKYLSEYIN